The Pyrus communis chromosome 8, drPyrComm1.1, whole genome shotgun sequence region ggTTAGAGAGtcatgctgataacgtgttataaataggtaaaagttagagagataacctttactaGTGACAGGAGCGTAGCAGGTGTAAAATATCACACTGTAACTATAACACTAGgggatgacaaataaaagaatGAGGAATATATACTGATGTTAGTGATCTTTTCTTGTTCTCTATGTAGCTTGAAAGCATACGGAGCGCTCTATTTATGGAGCAATTCAAACAAACGTATTAATTATACATTGAAATTTACAGCACACATATTTTGACAATACAATCCTTCTTCATTTCCCAAGTCAATATCACTTTGGGTGGGCATTGAAAAATCTACCAATTTTTCAATATCACTGTTGACATTCATTAACCACCAGTATTTTCAACAAAAGTAAGGTTTTCAATTGCACAGTTCCAATGAATAGTGTTTTgggatgaattttgagttaattaCAAAATTGCCACTGCCTCTTCATTGACATTCAAATTGGAAGTTAcaatttatttatgaaattgccACCACTTTTCCACATTGAAAGGGCGCCCACGCATCAATCATCGTGAATTGCTCTGTTCCGTCCGTTTCCATCCCCTTTTCTTTGGAAAAGGATCCGGTCCTTTTCCTGGGaattgataggattaaaagcacagaacaaagtagcacacaaatgtcctattaattttccttattaacaataatatttgtcaattgtagcatatgaaaataagggtctttcccgcagaagattattttatctaactacttaaaatgtcacaaaaattgGGCTGCtttccctactgaccagccactgaaaaataattattagaccaacttacacttatctaaagtctacaaaattttatatgcgGATACtggacacacagagctacactcatacaaatgtttgggatttttggagttgatttgctatttaaattaaatcgaacaaaaacaggacaaaaacaaattttaagtagttcgcaaattaagaaaaacgagttaggggaattgtcatccaccaccaaataatcatgcaaacatgttatgtttcattcaaattccttctatttccggatgaagatgcttaagttggctcaatgttagaactcaacctattactctttcttatgtagtatgttaagagaatggcgttttcaacttaacttagtccctagcatgcaatctagaatgacgtgttcatagatttaacaagtagaaatcattaagaacgaaaagagtttgagtcatcacaaggcatcgtaagtactggcgctgtcttacttatcctagaaattggttcacatgttaatcgcaattaacaaatACTACTCTAggacatatgtaggtcctcatttgacaagggcatgcacacacatattcatagcattagaatcctagatatgcttactaagtatgcatccgtagaaaacacataaagaattcatcaatgagacaagtagtgaaccaattttcatccactcataaaagtaattcaaacgaaatgtcataacaaacttgcaatcatattcggggtttcaaacagcccctaactactaacaatttagttacacaatccctaagttaaaacaaaaaatagacatgagtttgagaaaatagaaccgaaagaaatcGACTAAGGCTCCCTTGTTTCTTTCCTTCCCCAACactacttttaaaccaattcttgctgcatcattttattctccttaactcacccactaatagccatttagtaacgacaataagtgagaggaaatgtaaaacaattgtaactccttgggtagcctttatgccaattactccctcttaatcctcatctttaattccatttcctgtcagctggtttgttcttgattgcatcagttttggctgctagaattattggatttattgctttcaatgctttcttgtcagttacaaactgctcagcctcttgggaacctttcagtgttaaaacggccataacttcttctagaaaaatgatattaaaaaTCCGTGAAAtgttccagaaaatagacatctgtagatttccaagcatataaggatcattctctaattcattctgagctgtctgTAAATTGCTTCCAAAGTTAGCTGACCTGCACAgacagttttgacgaatttgttacttaaaatctcacttgtgttatttttcttttctttacttgacaaatcctacaaaacacaaaaacaaagtaaatagcttaaaaatataaggaactaactaagaaaagacaagtgaatttgatataaaatatatataaatatgagcttatcaggGATCATATGGATCTcgtgatcgtgatcgttcatcgtacatcgtgcggtcagaaatcaaaaaatttaaaattaaatataaatagtatctaacgaaaactgaccgcacgatgtactaTAAACGATCACGATCACGGGATCTCTAAGATCCCATggaggatccttttcccttttcttttcctctttttctctccCGACTCTCTCCGTAACCATCCATCAAATCCCCTCATCCCTCCCTTTTCTCACTCTGTAATTTCCCTCAAATCCCTCACCGAGTCTCTATGGCCATTCTCAGTCTCGCCAGCCGTGAGGCGTTGGAGGTCGATGAGGCGATTGCTATGGAGTCAGAGACCATCAAGTAGAAGTTGGAGGACGACTGCGCCGCTAATGCGATCCCTCTCCCCAACGTGACCAGCCACATTGTCACCAAGGTCATCGAGTACGGCCGGAAGCATGTCGAGGGTCGAGACGGCGATAGCACCGAAGTCGGCAAGAGCGCCGATTAGGCTCTCTAGAAGTTTGACGGGCTTCATCAACGAGATCAAAGTTGATCAAAATGTTCTCTTTGATCTTAATAACCAAGAACCAGTAGAAAATAGCATGCGGTATAATGATTTAATTATCTATGGATTATATGTCATTCTGCCTTGTAAATCAAATTGCTAATGCAGTGTGTTTGATTTGTTTGCTCTTGAGGTACCATTTTTCCCCATCTAAATTTAAAGTTCCACTTTTTATAAattctaaattatttttctgACCAAATGTGAAATGCATATGTGGGAACGTCTTATACAGAAGGCCGAAGATGGTGGCTTGGATGTCATTGACACCTGTGTCTTTCGGAATCTTCGCGGACCTTCTCCTGGCAATGTATTGATTGCTTTTCTTTCACTTAATTTCTTACATTTCTCTGAATTTCGTGCATATTATCCCTTTCTCTGTTCTAGTATAAAACATATATTGTTCTTACAATTTTGGGATTGTAGTCTAATTTTGAGGGGAGGAacgattcggttcggttcacaAAGAGGGTTTACAAGGCAAGGCCCTATATTCATCCTCAGATTGGTCCATATATTTGTTCAGAATGGAATTTTGGGTAATGATCATTTTCCTCAGCAGTTTTTATTCCGTCAATGaatcttttttttaatgtttctaTTTCCTTTAGGATGTTTCCAGTTTGGCTGAAGAGAGCCTTTTAAGGTCTCTGTTTTTTTCACTGAGGATGTGTAATTTGAAAAGTTGACGTTTTAGTCATTTGTCTTAATTAATCAATGTTTAGTTTTTTTACCTTacacaaaatttttaattataattttcgtGCCCTGATTTCATATTAGGCGCCTTATCTTCATATGAAAaattccaccattttcaatttttttggtaaagttaGCAGCTGCTTctcaaattctctctctctctctctctctctctctctctctctctctctctctctctctctcatttacCATCTTATGATTCATAGCGGTTGCAGATTATAGCAGCATTTCGTTTTGATTTGTAAACAAACTGTATAACTTTATCTTTGTATTGGGTTACAGTATAAAGTTTAACGATTGAATTTGTAAGATGATTTATCAATTTTTTCAGAAACTTACTATTCCTGCCAAATGCCCAAGTATTATGTCTTCTACTTTTCTACTTCCCTTTTATGTGTTTTTCCTCCATGTAGTAGATTGATTACTTGAAACTATGATATTGATGACATATTGCTGTCTACAAATGGATGTTTCTTATAGCATGCATATCCATATATAGCAAGCAAAATTTGACTTCATTGGATCTTAGGTATTACATCGTTTTAGTTGCTTTGTGGGGAAACTATTCATGCCTGTTGTGACTAATACATTCAATGTCCACAACAAAGCACCGACACATTTTCTACTAACTCTCTAAACTAACTCTCTAAACTAGAGTGTGATTGGGGTATAATTTTTTTCAGGAAGCTCCTAAAGTAACTTTCTGGAGTTCCTAAAATAACTTTATAgtctttttagctaaaatttaacttaaaatagAGAGCATGATTATAAATGCCTTAAGAGGATAAGACATAACTAATCAGAGAAATCAGATTCATTAACCTTGATTAAGCTTAAACTGAAATTAAAGTAGtttaaaaccaaatcaaactGTACGTGATGAAACGTGATTATCATCATCAACGATAGAAAAGAAACTGGGCTATGGCATCCACAATGAAATTAAGAACACAAATGATGGGATTCCTTGAAAGCATATCTCATTAAAGTGGGCAGCCTTTGGCAACAACCCCGGGCGCCGTTGGACACTCGGCCAACGGGCATTGGTCACTGCCTCCAAGACCCCACCATTGAGGCCCATTGATCCCCTGAGATTGAAGGGAGAAATACATGAGAACTCCCATGAACGCAAGGCCAGCATCCAAAGAAGCAGAGAGAATATAGTTATGTCTAGCCCACCAGCCCTTGTGCCTTCTGTGCACATAGAAGCTGAAGAAAATACCAACTGTAAACCATGTTATGTAGTGCACGGCCTTAGCCGGCGGCATGGAGCTCGTTGCACCGAGGATTATGGGCATGTTGATGAGCCTGATCCACATGTGGTTGGGGAATTTCTTTGAGAGGAACCAAACTGGAACGGGTGCAAGGAGGCCGATGAGGAAGAACCAGTTCATCTCCTTGTAGACTCCATAGCTGGTAAACATTCGGAGTGGGCCTATGACCCCCCATATGATCGAAGCATGGTAGAACACATCATCTCCCGGGCATGTCCACGGACTTCCCTCTGGCAAACTTGATGTATCGCAGATATGCTCGATGGATTCGAGAAGCCACCATGCTGTGCCAAAGTATACACTTGAAGCCACAACAGTTCCCACTAGCTGAacatatatataagaaaaacaTCCCAGATCATATAAGTGtgattataataaataaaaaaatatatgcacAATAAAACAAAGGTATTTAATCGGAAGTAAAAGTGAGGGACACTGAACAAATAATAAGCCATATATAAACCAAAGTTTAGTGCGCTTTTATCATAGAAGGGAATACTTTCATCATATGAGTGTAATTAACTAGAATTTCTCTATGCAAGGTGTACGTCCTTAGTTTAGGATGGATTTTGTTTCGATAATGTGTTATCAACACATTATCAGTAGGTCCTTTAATTAAGAATGGGCATCTAGTCCAGAGAAGAACTGTAAGAATAATTATATCACAAATACGAACAATTAAAACAAGGATATTGCTGCTAATATTGATAGATTTATAGTTACCTGTGCAATAAACATTGACTTAGGCGGGATCTTCATGTAGTGACCTAATTTGAAGTCACCAAGAAAAGTGAGTGCTTGTACCATGCTGATGTATCCATATGTCTTACATGTCACATTAGCAACAGGCTTCCCCGGGTAAATATACCCGATAACGAGCTCCGTGATCACATTCAGCCCCGGTTGCTGCACAAATACAATTAAATGGTAAATCGAAACTTTTTATGAGTCTCTTTGGATGAAATTCGCAACACGCTGATCATACCTGGTTTGTTGTGGCTTGAATAATGCCGATGGGCAAGGTGAAAAATAGGGCAATGCCACAAGCCATTAAAACTCCCCACCATGGAAGTTGGAGCTGTTTTCCAAAACCTTCACAAGCAAAGATGGAAAGGCCAACCATTAAAACAAGGATGAgttgaaaccaccattgagggaCGGAATCATAGTTCTTTTTCATCAGCCGGGTGTGGACGTCGCCAACTTGATCTTTCACGACACTAGTTGTCTTCTTCCACATACGCCAAATTGATCTGATCATGTATGAACAAGTTATTAATTAGCTTTGAACAAGAGTATGAATTGAGGGCACTGATTTTCACGCTCCTGTTTTCTCCTTTGGCACTCCTCTCATTGTTTTTGTCCTCGATAAGTCTGCTTTGGTTTATTAAATCCAAAGGCTAGAAAACAAGTCGAAATTGCACATGAAGAACAAGAGTTCGAAAATCACTTCCCAAAGTTAAAAATGATGCTGAAAAGAAATAAGAACTTACTTTCCATGGAAGAGGGCAACATGTGAAATAGTAGCTGTAAGAGTGGCAAAGCTCAAGCCATAACTGAAGGCAAAGAAGGTACTGAGATAGAGTTTACTGTAATTGTTATACGCTTCACGATCGATGTCGAAAGTTGTTTGATTCAGAACCCGGGAAAGATCATAGGTCTGGCCTGTTGAGTCGAAAGTATGAGAGGTGAAGATTGGAAACTTCTTAGCATCATACGCATTGGACCAATAAGAAATGGGGGTAAGAATGTAGAGGATCAAGACAAAACCAACTAACAAGTTGATAATGGCAAACCCTGGTGTGGCTAAAGGGCTGCCCAAGAAGCCAGCAATGGTGGACCAATCGAAGCCAAAAGAGCCAATGCCAAGACCATTCATGCCAGAACCAATCTGTTGAGCAGTGATGGAGCTCTTCCATATCAAGCAAACAATGGAGAAAGCAGAGATGGAGGGGAAGAGAAATCCGGGAAAAATGTAGTAAGCAAAGCTGCATACGAAAACCATGAGGAAGAACTGCAGCCTAGTAAGGCCTCCCTTTggtctttttccttctcatgtAATGCCCTGCCattcaaaattataattttcttcAGTCAAGATAGAAAACCAAAGAAATGTCATTCTATTTAAgtgataatttttttcaatccaATCACGCACAGATGTAGGTCATAACTTTTCCACATAGCAGTGCATGATTGACTGAAATATCTACACAATGACATTCCGTTGCAGAGAAGTTTTCTCATTATAGAGGATTTAGTAATAAAATACCTGAAGAGAGAAACTTGAACCAGATTTGCAGGCCACCACATGTAAGGGGAGTCAACAAGGTATTTTCTGAATAAGCCTGCCCATCCATACCCAAGCATCTGAAAGCTTTCAAATTTCACAACAAAAGAATGACTTGCTGAACAAGAAAACAGACAAAAGAAACCCTAGTCGTAAATCAGCCTTTGGTATCCAAACTTGCCTGAGTAGTCTGTGCTAACAAGAAGGCTGCTGCAGGATGCTGCTTCCTGTGGTAGAAGGCCTTGACAATTGTGATGATGTGTACTGCATAAACACCGCCTGCTCCCGAGTTAGCAAATATGGTGATCAACACATGTTCTTTCAGGTTGAAAGGCCCTGGATTCATTGTAAACGACCATTTTGTGAAGGGGACTCGGAATTTTCTGGTTGGAAGGGTCGCAGCCATCAACTTTCCTAGAGGAAGGACAACAATCTGTGCGGAGACTGAAGAAACGGACAGCTGATTCGTTCGGAACCCAAAGAATTTGTTGACAAAAGAAAGAATCACGCACGATAAAATCCCAAGAACCCATGTCCGAAATGTCAAGGTTGGCTGTGAAGGGTCGTCGTTTATTGGAACAGTTAGCCAAACTTCCTCAATGGGGCTGTCATTCACTTCATCATCACCTACATCGACAAATCGAAAACAGTTCGGATTAAAATGCCAGAATTACTTGGCCCCTCACCGTCCACGATGTTAGTCATGA contains the following coding sequences:
- the LOC137743224 gene encoding oligopeptide transporter 5-like is translated as MVGGFNGFDGVSEAKLPGKLQSDIDVIGDDEVNDSPIEEVWLTVPINDDPSQPTLTFRTWVLGILSCVILSFVNKFFGFRTNQLSVSSVSAQIVVLPLGKLMAATLPTRKFRVPFTKWSFTMNPGPFNLKEHVLITIFANSGAGGVYAVHIITIVKAFYHRKQHPAAAFLLAQTTQASLDTKG